A genomic segment from Nicotiana tabacum cultivar K326 chromosome 7, ASM71507v2, whole genome shotgun sequence encodes:
- the LOC107819683 gene encoding vicilin Cor a 11.0101, translating into MAIFSKPKLLFLFFLILSIFLASQCDEAENNPYLFKSHRFRSRFTSKHGEFRVLEKFTERSELLGGLEKYRVAVLEFEPLSFMLPHHCDAEVIFFVVRGRGTISIAEQDEQNSFNLEHGDVIRVNAGSTIYMINRDNNERFFVYVLAKTVNIPGQFQEYFSGGGENPESFYRAFSSEILETAFNTSIDTIEGLLGQQRKGIFVKASEEQIRAISEHASLSTKQQTRGPFNLLNERPLLGNNFGHYFEATPERFEQLRDLDAAAGIMNINQGGMLLPVYCTRTTWFVMVVEGNGRFEMACPHLSSQSQSQRQGRHYQKVQGSLSVGDVMIIRAGHPITVIATGDSELRMVGIGFNAHNNRMNFLAGRQSIWRNVDREAKEVSFNRPAREVEEILQKQDQSYFVAGPEQRQQQMREERTRGQQYVSSSLDFVF; encoded by the exons ATGGCAATTTTCAGTAAACCAAAGCTCTTATTTCTCTTCTTCTTGATCCTCTCCATCTTTCTTGCTTCTCAATGTGATGAAGCAGAGAACAATCCCTACTTATTTAAGTCTCATAGGTTCAGATCTCGATTTACATCAAAACATGGTGAATTTCGAGTCCTTGAGAAATTCACTGAAAGATCTGAACTTCTTGGAGGACTAGAGAAGTATAGAGTTGCAGTCCTTGAATTTGAACCTCTGTCTTTCATGCTTCCTCATCACTGTGATGCTGAAGTCATATTTTTTGTTGTTAGAG GAAGAGGAACCATAAGTATAGCAGAACAGGATGAGCAGAACTCCTTCAACTTGGAGCATGGAGATGTAATCAGAGTTAATGCTGGTTCAACAATCTACATGATCAACAGGGATAACAATGAAAGGTTCTTTGTTTACGTGCTAGCCAAGACAGTTAATATTCCTGGCCAATTTCAG GAATACTTTAGTGGTGGAGGTGAAAATCCAGAATCCTTCTACAGAGCTTTCAGCAGTGAGATTCTGGAGACTGCTTTCAAT ACCTCAATTGACACGATAGAGGGGCTATTGGGACAACAAAGAAAGGGAATATTTGTCAAAGCCTCTGAAGAGCAAATTAGAGCAATAAGCGAACACGCTTCACTCTCCACTAAGCAACAAACTAGAGGTCCTTTCAATCTATTGAATGAACGCCCATTACTTGGAAACAACTTTGGACACTACTTTGAAGCAACCCCAGAGAGATTCGAACAGTTGAGGGATTTGGATGCTGCTGCTGGTATCATGAACATCAACCAA GGGGGAATGTTATTGCCAGTCTACTGTACAAGGACAACATGGTTTGTCATGGTTGTAGAAGGAAATGGGCGCTTTGAAATGGCATGCCCTCATCTTAGTAGCCAAAGCCAAAGCCAGAGACAGGGGCGCCACTACCAGAAAGTCCAAGGTTCTCTATCAGTTGGTGATGTTATGATAATTCGTGCAGGCCATCCTATTACCGTTATAGCCACCGGGGATTCAGAGCTCAGAATGGTTGGTATTGGATTCAATGCTCATAACAACAGAATGAACTTCCTTGCAG GTCGACAAAGCATATGGAGAAATGTAGACAGAGAAGCAAAAGAAGTGTCATTCAACAGGCCAGCAAGGGAGGTGGAAGAAATCTTGCAGAAGCAAGATCAGTCCTATTTTGTGGCAGGACCAGAGCAGCGACAGCAACAGATGAGGGAAGAAAGAACAAGGGGACAACAATATGTTTCTTCAAGTTTGGACTTTGTTTTCTAA
- the LOC107819682 gene encoding vicilin Jug r 6.0101-like — MAIFTKSKLLFLFFLILSLFLASQCDDENPWGQDPRRELESCLRQCQVQKERQESPEQQLQCQRSCVLRYERQHREKSEEVIEDIPTHHRDPERIYRECQERCQRQEHGQQRQCQQRCEQEYRREQQQQHRGHQTGEDNQGREGREPERRFRECQQRCQTQEHGQQQKQCQQRCEQEYRREQEQQRRGQGEIIEENQGRGQREPEERFRECQQRCQRQEQGQQQRRCQQRCEQEYRREQEQQRGGSEEILEENQGRGQREPDRRFRECQQRCQRQEQGQQQRQCQQRCEQEYRREQEQQRGREESEEDNQGRDPQRRFRVCQQRCQQQEQGRQQQRRCQQRCEEEFRREQEQQGRGQETGEERENPQREREEENNPYLFESQRFRSRFRATHGDFRVLQKFTERSELLRGIENYRVAVIEFEPLSFMLPHHCDAEAIFVVVRGRGTISIAEQDEKNSFNLEHGDVIRVNAGSTIYMLNRDNNERFFVYVLAQAVNTPGQFQEFFSAGGQNPESFYRAFSSDILETAFNTPRDRLERLFGQQKQGIVIKASEEQIRAISEHASRSTKQQTKGQTTGPFNPLKERPLISNKFGKFFEATPDRFEQLRDLDAAVAFMNINHGGMVLPYYNTRSTRLAMVVEGTGRFEMACPHLGTQSQRQGSRGGRREQESEEQEGGDVHYQKVRGTLSAGDVLVVPAGHPITFIATGGSNLRIVGFGVNAHNNRKNFLAGQQNIWRNVDREAKEISFNMPGKEVEEILQRQDQSFFVAGPEQRGQRQRERGEEGRGQQYLSSIWDFVF, encoded by the exons ATGGCGATTTTCACCAAATCGAAGCTTTTGTTTCTCTTCTTCTTGATCCTTTCTCTTTTCCTTGCTTCTCAATGTGATGATGAAAACCCTTGGGGCCAAGATCCGAGGCGCGAGCTCGAGAGTTGCTTAAGGCAATGCCAGGTtcagaaagaaagacaagaaagcCCTGAACAGCAACTCCAGTGTCAGAGAAGCTGTGTTTTGCGTTATGAACGTCAACACAGGGAGAAATCTGAAGAAGTGATTGAGGACATACCGACTCATCACCGTGACCCCGAAAGAATTTACAGAGAGTGCCAGGAACGTTGTCAGAGGCAAGAACATGGACAGCAGAGACAGTGCCAACAACGTTGTGAGCAGGAGTATCGgagagaacaacaacaacaacatcgtGGCCACCAGACTGGAGAAGATAATCAAGGACGAGAAG GTCGTGAACCGGAGAGGAGATTCAGAGAATGCCAACAGAGATGTCAAACACAAGAACATGGTCAACAACAGAAACAATGCCAACAACGTTGTGAGCAAGAGTACAGAAGAGAGCAAGAACAACAACGCCGCGGCCAAGGGGAGATCATAGAAGAAAATCAAGGACGAGGCCAACGCGAACCTGAGGAGAGATTTAGAGAGTGCCAACAGAGATGCCAAAGACAAGAACAGGGCCAACAACAGAGACGGTGCCAACAACGTTGTGAGCAAGAATACAGGAGAGAGCAAGAACAACAACGTGGTGGCTCGGAGGAGATCCTAGAAGAAAATCAAGGACGAGGCCAACGTGAGCCCGATAGGAGATTCAGAGAATGCCAGCAGAGGTGCCAAAGACAAGAACAAGGCCAACAACAGAGACAGTGCCAACAACGTTGCGAGCAAGAATACAGGAGAGAACAAGAACAACAACGAGGCCGCGAGGAGAGCGAAGAAGATAATCAAGGCCGTGACCCCCAAAGGAGATTCAGAGTGTGTCAGCAGAGATGTCAGCAACAGGAACAGGGACGACAACAACAGAGACGGTGCCAACAACGTTGCGAGGAAGAGTTCAGGAGAGAGCAAGAACAACAAGGACGTGGCCAGGAGACTGGAGAAGAAAGGGAGAACCcacaaagagaaagagaagaagagaacaACCCCTACTTGTTTGAATCTCAGAGGTTTAGGTCACGATTCAGAGCCACGCATGGTGATTTTCGAGTCCTTCAGAAATTCACCGAAAGATCTGAACTACTCCGAGGAATAGAAAACTACCGAGTTGCAGTAATTGAATTTGAGCCTCTGTCTTTCATGCTTCCTCATCATTGTGATGCTGAAGCCATATTTGTTGTGGTTAGAG GAAGAGGAACCATAAGTATAGCAGAACAGGATGAGAAGAACTCCTTCAACTTGGAGCATGGAGATGTAATCAGAGTTAATGCTGGTTCAACAATCTACATGCTCAACAGGGATAACAATGAAAGGTTCTTTGTTTACGTGCTAGCCCAGGCTGTCAATACCCCTGGCCAATTccag GAATTCTTCAGTGCTGGAGGTCAGAATCCAGAATCCTTCTACAGAGCTTTCAGCAGCGATATCCTGGAGACTGCTTTCAAT ACCCCAAGGGACAGGTTAGAGAGGCTATTTGGGCAACAAAAACAGGGGATAGTAATCAAAGCATCTGAAGAGCAAATTAGAGCAATAAGCGAACACGCTTCGCGCTCCACTAAGCAACAAACTAAGGGTCAGACAACAGGTCCTTTTAATCCGTTGAAAGAACGCCCATTAATCAGTAACAAATTTGGGAAGTTCTTTGAAGCAACTCCAGACAGATTTGAACAGTTGAGGGATTTGGATGCTGCTGTTGCTTTCATGAACATCAACCAT GGTGGAATGGTACTACCATACTACAATACAAGGTCAACAAGGTTGGCAATGGTTGTAGAAGGAACTGGGCGTTTTGAAATGGCATGTCCTCATCTTGGTACCCAAAGCCAGAGGCAAGGGTCCCGTGGAGGAAGGAGAGAACAAGAATCAGAAGAACAAGAAGGTGGAGATGTCCATTACCAGAAAGTTCGTGGAACTTTATCAGCTGGTGATGTTTTAGTTGTCCCTGCCGGCCATCCTATTACCTTTATAGCCACTGGAGGTTCAAATCTCAGGATTGTTGGTTTCGGCGTCAATGCTCATAACAACAGAAAGAACTTCCTTGCAG GACAACAAAACATATGGAGAAATGTGGACAGAGAGGCCAAGGAGATTTCATTCAATATGCCTGGAAAGGAGGTAGAAGAAATCTTGCAGAGGCAAGATCAATCTTTCTTTGTGGCAGGACCAGAACAGCGCGGCCAGCGGCAGAGGGAGAGGGGTGAAGAAGGAAGAGGACAACAGTATCTGTCTTCAATTTGGGACTTCGTTTTCTAA